A window of Cottoperca gobio chromosome 16, fCotGob3.1, whole genome shotgun sequence contains these coding sequences:
- the LOC115021113 gene encoding zinc finger protein 62 homolog isoform X2: MGSKMSFSRGSSDQNTVSELTPVTSHPRNSIHAPSDCKQIPEDKRCSEEDLDSRWGEEMKASEVTQPAPESHSSGHVETDSRVNSETAGGTNCQHSEHISPQLGMEAKSHMTSASVCSSTTDRHGQPVEVCRKPGRPCKIKPLLTEDKKYPDSAGFDAVQHKEISTTIPLPTYSENHNSDDVHNAVDGAPCVPVLLKRKRGRPRKTEISAYNALVAKAAAASAAASANPYDVSSPARRLRSRGEQRPSTQDGKPEYDSKVAPDQTKVTPTECNNTLNLQGFKRRSAKLADQQVPAKVSRLDVSQEACTLLSNDPGCGERAETHKQVELNTDKQEADTDRKSCLISPQPGGGQEQQTEIPEDALPQRKWSSQPAAEPKDVPSAGSNCPNLVSPKIKLSADVNGSEESQSKSCLESQNLQNTESSSTAVVTFSEQPPKPVGVPFALQAENSEIQLDLFTPVSNSPKSLQCNANTTVKAESPNCTFRRKRGGKRRRRISNVLLQRDTLVEGHTENDDTQPNTDCGDGEMEDNSNVSSIKKGGKTLLKCGYCEHTFKFLSQFVIHQRIHTGERPFKCLECGKGFSKNSNLNLHLKTHKKSNIYQKCPFCKIKFSCSEYGSHMKMHAHDQDAEKSKSERRSRGNDREYSQGRQKATSPEKREKKVCQYCGKTFPFQSALIRHVRVHTGEKPYKCDICGKAFGQAYFLRVHELTHWSVKRYNCTLCEKSFTHYSNAKNHTCRPSGSRDDLQPNRRVRPSLTYTCHICKNIFDHLQEFNSHMRDHTGAKLYRCLYCDKLFGVLSEFSAHRSQCRGEKNNASSSEIKAEETMSLIQYTVPALRCSSGHNSASLTGANCEIHEKTSQASPKKRFANLKKQFQSTVIPAHHLSHIVAKLNNLDNRSDPRKYLCPSCGRLFRHMGRLRAHMLTHGPGQSYTCACCGKTLGNWKKLWHHQRIHRQRRGRFTCPQCGQGFRFVETYKKHMREHEEVQWIQVRTKKVFLPYQCEQCRCSFETLDLLFSHQLCHSSTHKDSDYDLSIDDRTTQSNMKLFDPPTNNHIATLRSDPEVNNSPLGPLSKCPVTQELPLAPMIPFHQSEDWDLGQTSQRPVNTHWIQDRETSCDRRDENALGKPITPLRTVKRHVSQNASESHEGSADGVKCAVCGDAYLAISDLYHHYLQHARGQL; encoded by the coding sequence ATACCTGAAGACAAGAGATGCAGTGAGGAAGACCTGGACTCCAGGTGGGGGGAGGAAATGAAAGCATCAGAAGTGACTCAACCTGCACCTGAATCCCACTCATCGGGGCACGTGGAGACTGATAGCCGAGTTAACTCTGAAACAGCGGGCGGAACAAATTGTCAACACAGTGAGCACATATCGCCACAGTTAGGGATGGAAGCAAAGTCTCACATGACATCTGCAAGTGTGTGCAGCTCTACAACAGACCGTCATGGGCAGCCTGTGGAGGTCTGCAGGAAACCTGGGCGCCCGTGTAAAATAAAACCACTGTTGACTGAAGACAAAAAATACCCAGATTCTGCTGGTTTTGATGCAGTTCAACATAAAGAGATCAGCACGACAATACCTTTGCCAACTTACTCAGAGAACCATAACAGTGATGATGTCCATAACGCCGTAGACGGGGCCCCCTGTGTTCCTGTGCTcctcaaaagaaaaagaggaagaccAAGAAAAACAGAGATCTCAGCTTATAATGCCCTGGTTGCCAAGGCCGCTGCTGccagtgctgctgcttctgctaaTCCTTATGATGTCAGCAGTCCTGCACGGAGACTGAGGAGTAGAGGTGAACAGCGCCCTTCAACACAGGATGGAAAGCCTGAATATGATAGTAAGGTAGCGCCCGATCAGACTAAAGTGACTCCAACAGAATGTAATAACACATTAAACCTTCAAGGTTTTAAAAGAAGAAGCGCTAAACTGGCTGATCAGCAAGTTCCAGCAAAAGTGTCCCGACTGGATGTTTCCCAAGAGGCCTGCACACTGTTGAGCAATGACCCAGGCTGTGGGGAGAGGGCAGAGACACATAAGCAGGTGGAactaaacactgacaaacaagaGGCtgatacagacagaaagagctGTCTAATCTCCCCGCAGCCTGGAGGAGGACAAGAGCAGCAGACAGAAATACCGGAAGATGCATTACCACAAAGAAAATGGAGTTCCCAGCCAGCAGCTGAGCCTAAAGATGTTCCTTCAGCTGGTTCGAACTGTCCAAACTTGGTAAGCCCTAAAATAAAACTGTCAGCCGACGTGAATGGCAGCGAGGAGTCACAATCAAAAAGCTGCCTTGAATCCCAAAACTTGCAGAATACAGAGTCCTCTAGCACAGCTGTGGTAACGTTCTCTGAACAACCACCTAAACCTGTTGGAGTCCCCTTTGCTTTGCAAGCTGAGAATAGTGAGATACAGCTGGATCTTTTTACTCCTGTATCTAATAGTCCTAAATCTTTACAATGCAATGCCAACACCACAGTTAAAGCTGAGAGTCCAAACTGCACTTTCAGGCGCAAGAGAGGTGgcaagagaaggaggagaataaGTAACGTTCTGTTACAGAGAGACACGCTTGTAGAGGGCCATACAGAAAATGACGACACTCAACCAAATACAGACTGTGGTGACGGGGAAATGGAGGACAATTCAAATGTCAGCTCCAttaaaaaaggggggaaaactTTGTTGAAATGTGGTTACTGTGAGCATACATTTAAATTTCTCTCTCAGTTCGTCATCCACCAACGCATCCATACAGGAGAACGACCTTTCAAATGCCTCGAATGTGGCAAAGGGTTTAGCAAAAATTCAAATTTAAATCTTCATCTCAAGACGCACAAAAAGAGCAACATATatcaaaaatgtccattttgCAAGATCAAATTCTCATGCTCGGAGTATGGCTCTCATATGAAGATGCATGCACATGACCAGGACGCTGAGAAGAGCAAATCTGAAAGACGCAGCAGAGGGAACGACCGTGAATACAGTCAGGGACGTCAGAAAGCTACTTCcccagaaaagagagagaaaaaagtgtGCCAGTACTGTGGGAAAACGTTCCCGTTTCAGTCCGCCCTCATAAGACACGTGCGTGTCCACACTGGAGAGAAGCCTTATAAATGTGACATATGCGGCAAAGCGTTCGGTCAGGCCTATTTCCTCCGAGTTCACGAGCTGACACACTGGTCTGTGAAGCGTTACAACTGCACACTCTGTGAAAAATCATTCACTCATTACAGCAATGCAAAAAATCACACTTGTAGACCTTCGGGAAGCAGAGACGATTTACAACCCAACAGACGTGTGAGGCCTTCACTAACGTACACGTGCCACATCTGCAAGAATATTTTTGACCATCTGCAGGAGTTCAACAGCCACATGAGAGACCACACCGGCGCGAAGCTTTATCGCTGCTTGTATTGTGACAAGCTGTTCGGTGTGCTGTCGGAGTTTAGCGCCCATCGTAGTCagtgcagaggagagaagaacaacGCCTCCAGCTCTGAGATAAAAGCGGAAGAGACAATGTCATTAATACAGTACACAGTGCCTGCACTTAGGTGTTCATCGGGACACAATTCAGCTTCTCTCACAGGTGCAAATTGTGAAATACACGAAAAAACGTCCCAGGCCAGCCCCAAGAAACGCTTTGCTAACTTAAAGAAACAGTTCCAGTCAACGGTCATACCGGCTCACCACCTCTCACACATCGTGGCAAAGTTAAACAACCTAGATAACCGCTCGGACCCCAGGAAATATTTATGTCCAAGCTGTGGGCGACTATTCAGACACATGGGCCGACTCCGAGCCCACATGCTTACCCACGGCCCGGGTCAAAGTTACACCTGCGCCTGTTGCGGCAAGACTCTAGGAAACTGGAAGAAACTGTGGCATCATCAGAGAATCCACCGACAGAGACGCGGCCGCTTCACTTGTCCTCAGTGCGGGCAAGGATTTCGGTTTGTGGAGACGTACAAAAAGCACATGCGTGAGCATGAAGAGGTACAGTGGATCCAGGTCAGGACCAAAAAAGTGTTTCTGCCCTATCAATGTGAGCAGTGCCGGTGCAGCTTTGAGACTTTAGATTTGCTGTTCAGTCACCAGCTTTGCCATTCCTCAACGCACAAGGACTCTGATTACGATTTATCCATAGATGACCGTACTACACAGTCTAACATGAAATTGTTTGATCCTCCCACAAACAACCACATAGCTACATTACGCTCGGATCCTGAGGTAAACAACTCTCCTCTGGGCCCCTTATCCAAATGTCCAGTAACTCAAGAGTTGCCTTTAGCGCCCATGATTCCCTTTCACCAAAGTGAGGATTGGGATTTGGGTCAAACCTCCCAGCgtcctgtaaacacacattgGATCCAAGATAGAGAAACAAGTTGCGACAGAAGAGATGAAAATGCACTTGGAAAACCCATTACTCCTTTGAGAACTGTGAAGAGACACGTGAGCCAAAATGCCAGCGAATCACATGAAGGGTCTGCAGATGGTGTTAAGTGTGCTGTGTGCGGCGATGCATATCTTGCCATTTCAGACCTTTATCACCATTATTTGCAGCATGCTAGAGGCCAGCTGTAA
- the LOC115021113 gene encoding zinc finger protein 62 homolog isoform X1 gives MTFDMGSKMSFSRGSSDQNTVSELTPVTSHPRNSIHAPSDCKQIPEDKRCSEEDLDSRWGEEMKASEVTQPAPESHSSGHVETDSRVNSETAGGTNCQHSEHISPQLGMEAKSHMTSASVCSSTTDRHGQPVEVCRKPGRPCKIKPLLTEDKKYPDSAGFDAVQHKEISTTIPLPTYSENHNSDDVHNAVDGAPCVPVLLKRKRGRPRKTEISAYNALVAKAAAASAAASANPYDVSSPARRLRSRGEQRPSTQDGKPEYDSKVAPDQTKVTPTECNNTLNLQGFKRRSAKLADQQVPAKVSRLDVSQEACTLLSNDPGCGERAETHKQVELNTDKQEADTDRKSCLISPQPGGGQEQQTEIPEDALPQRKWSSQPAAEPKDVPSAGSNCPNLVSPKIKLSADVNGSEESQSKSCLESQNLQNTESSSTAVVTFSEQPPKPVGVPFALQAENSEIQLDLFTPVSNSPKSLQCNANTTVKAESPNCTFRRKRGGKRRRRISNVLLQRDTLVEGHTENDDTQPNTDCGDGEMEDNSNVSSIKKGGKTLLKCGYCEHTFKFLSQFVIHQRIHTGERPFKCLECGKGFSKNSNLNLHLKTHKKSNIYQKCPFCKIKFSCSEYGSHMKMHAHDQDAEKSKSERRSRGNDREYSQGRQKATSPEKREKKVCQYCGKTFPFQSALIRHVRVHTGEKPYKCDICGKAFGQAYFLRVHELTHWSVKRYNCTLCEKSFTHYSNAKNHTCRPSGSRDDLQPNRRVRPSLTYTCHICKNIFDHLQEFNSHMRDHTGAKLYRCLYCDKLFGVLSEFSAHRSQCRGEKNNASSSEIKAEETMSLIQYTVPALRCSSGHNSASLTGANCEIHEKTSQASPKKRFANLKKQFQSTVIPAHHLSHIVAKLNNLDNRSDPRKYLCPSCGRLFRHMGRLRAHMLTHGPGQSYTCACCGKTLGNWKKLWHHQRIHRQRRGRFTCPQCGQGFRFVETYKKHMREHEEVQWIQVRTKKVFLPYQCEQCRCSFETLDLLFSHQLCHSSTHKDSDYDLSIDDRTTQSNMKLFDPPTNNHIATLRSDPEVNNSPLGPLSKCPVTQELPLAPMIPFHQSEDWDLGQTSQRPVNTHWIQDRETSCDRRDENALGKPITPLRTVKRHVSQNASESHEGSADGVKCAVCGDAYLAISDLYHHYLQHARGQL, from the coding sequence ATACCTGAAGACAAGAGATGCAGTGAGGAAGACCTGGACTCCAGGTGGGGGGAGGAAATGAAAGCATCAGAAGTGACTCAACCTGCACCTGAATCCCACTCATCGGGGCACGTGGAGACTGATAGCCGAGTTAACTCTGAAACAGCGGGCGGAACAAATTGTCAACACAGTGAGCACATATCGCCACAGTTAGGGATGGAAGCAAAGTCTCACATGACATCTGCAAGTGTGTGCAGCTCTACAACAGACCGTCATGGGCAGCCTGTGGAGGTCTGCAGGAAACCTGGGCGCCCGTGTAAAATAAAACCACTGTTGACTGAAGACAAAAAATACCCAGATTCTGCTGGTTTTGATGCAGTTCAACATAAAGAGATCAGCACGACAATACCTTTGCCAACTTACTCAGAGAACCATAACAGTGATGATGTCCATAACGCCGTAGACGGGGCCCCCTGTGTTCCTGTGCTcctcaaaagaaaaagaggaagaccAAGAAAAACAGAGATCTCAGCTTATAATGCCCTGGTTGCCAAGGCCGCTGCTGccagtgctgctgcttctgctaaTCCTTATGATGTCAGCAGTCCTGCACGGAGACTGAGGAGTAGAGGTGAACAGCGCCCTTCAACACAGGATGGAAAGCCTGAATATGATAGTAAGGTAGCGCCCGATCAGACTAAAGTGACTCCAACAGAATGTAATAACACATTAAACCTTCAAGGTTTTAAAAGAAGAAGCGCTAAACTGGCTGATCAGCAAGTTCCAGCAAAAGTGTCCCGACTGGATGTTTCCCAAGAGGCCTGCACACTGTTGAGCAATGACCCAGGCTGTGGGGAGAGGGCAGAGACACATAAGCAGGTGGAactaaacactgacaaacaagaGGCtgatacagacagaaagagctGTCTAATCTCCCCGCAGCCTGGAGGAGGACAAGAGCAGCAGACAGAAATACCGGAAGATGCATTACCACAAAGAAAATGGAGTTCCCAGCCAGCAGCTGAGCCTAAAGATGTTCCTTCAGCTGGTTCGAACTGTCCAAACTTGGTAAGCCCTAAAATAAAACTGTCAGCCGACGTGAATGGCAGCGAGGAGTCACAATCAAAAAGCTGCCTTGAATCCCAAAACTTGCAGAATACAGAGTCCTCTAGCACAGCTGTGGTAACGTTCTCTGAACAACCACCTAAACCTGTTGGAGTCCCCTTTGCTTTGCAAGCTGAGAATAGTGAGATACAGCTGGATCTTTTTACTCCTGTATCTAATAGTCCTAAATCTTTACAATGCAATGCCAACACCACAGTTAAAGCTGAGAGTCCAAACTGCACTTTCAGGCGCAAGAGAGGTGgcaagagaaggaggagaataaGTAACGTTCTGTTACAGAGAGACACGCTTGTAGAGGGCCATACAGAAAATGACGACACTCAACCAAATACAGACTGTGGTGACGGGGAAATGGAGGACAATTCAAATGTCAGCTCCAttaaaaaaggggggaaaactTTGTTGAAATGTGGTTACTGTGAGCATACATTTAAATTTCTCTCTCAGTTCGTCATCCACCAACGCATCCATACAGGAGAACGACCTTTCAAATGCCTCGAATGTGGCAAAGGGTTTAGCAAAAATTCAAATTTAAATCTTCATCTCAAGACGCACAAAAAGAGCAACATATatcaaaaatgtccattttgCAAGATCAAATTCTCATGCTCGGAGTATGGCTCTCATATGAAGATGCATGCACATGACCAGGACGCTGAGAAGAGCAAATCTGAAAGACGCAGCAGAGGGAACGACCGTGAATACAGTCAGGGACGTCAGAAAGCTACTTCcccagaaaagagagagaaaaaagtgtGCCAGTACTGTGGGAAAACGTTCCCGTTTCAGTCCGCCCTCATAAGACACGTGCGTGTCCACACTGGAGAGAAGCCTTATAAATGTGACATATGCGGCAAAGCGTTCGGTCAGGCCTATTTCCTCCGAGTTCACGAGCTGACACACTGGTCTGTGAAGCGTTACAACTGCACACTCTGTGAAAAATCATTCACTCATTACAGCAATGCAAAAAATCACACTTGTAGACCTTCGGGAAGCAGAGACGATTTACAACCCAACAGACGTGTGAGGCCTTCACTAACGTACACGTGCCACATCTGCAAGAATATTTTTGACCATCTGCAGGAGTTCAACAGCCACATGAGAGACCACACCGGCGCGAAGCTTTATCGCTGCTTGTATTGTGACAAGCTGTTCGGTGTGCTGTCGGAGTTTAGCGCCCATCGTAGTCagtgcagaggagagaagaacaacGCCTCCAGCTCTGAGATAAAAGCGGAAGAGACAATGTCATTAATACAGTACACAGTGCCTGCACTTAGGTGTTCATCGGGACACAATTCAGCTTCTCTCACAGGTGCAAATTGTGAAATACACGAAAAAACGTCCCAGGCCAGCCCCAAGAAACGCTTTGCTAACTTAAAGAAACAGTTCCAGTCAACGGTCATACCGGCTCACCACCTCTCACACATCGTGGCAAAGTTAAACAACCTAGATAACCGCTCGGACCCCAGGAAATATTTATGTCCAAGCTGTGGGCGACTATTCAGACACATGGGCCGACTCCGAGCCCACATGCTTACCCACGGCCCGGGTCAAAGTTACACCTGCGCCTGTTGCGGCAAGACTCTAGGAAACTGGAAGAAACTGTGGCATCATCAGAGAATCCACCGACAGAGACGCGGCCGCTTCACTTGTCCTCAGTGCGGGCAAGGATTTCGGTTTGTGGAGACGTACAAAAAGCACATGCGTGAGCATGAAGAGGTACAGTGGATCCAGGTCAGGACCAAAAAAGTGTTTCTGCCCTATCAATGTGAGCAGTGCCGGTGCAGCTTTGAGACTTTAGATTTGCTGTTCAGTCACCAGCTTTGCCATTCCTCAACGCACAAGGACTCTGATTACGATTTATCCATAGATGACCGTACTACACAGTCTAACATGAAATTGTTTGATCCTCCCACAAACAACCACATAGCTACATTACGCTCGGATCCTGAGGTAAACAACTCTCCTCTGGGCCCCTTATCCAAATGTCCAGTAACTCAAGAGTTGCCTTTAGCGCCCATGATTCCCTTTCACCAAAGTGAGGATTGGGATTTGGGTCAAACCTCCCAGCgtcctgtaaacacacattgGATCCAAGATAGAGAAACAAGTTGCGACAGAAGAGATGAAAATGCACTTGGAAAACCCATTACTCCTTTGAGAACTGTGAAGAGACACGTGAGCCAAAATGCCAGCGAATCACATGAAGGGTCTGCAGATGGTGTTAAGTGTGCTGTGTGCGGCGATGCATATCTTGCCATTTCAGACCTTTATCACCATTATTTGCAGCATGCTAGAGGCCAGCTGTAA
- the LOC115021064 gene encoding trypsin-3, translated as MKAFILLALFAVAYAAPIEDDKIVGGYECRKNSVQYQVSLNSGYHFCGASLISSTWVVSAAHCYKSRVQVRLGEHNIAVNEGTEQFINSARVIRHPSYNSRNLDNDIMLIKLSTPASLNSYVRTVSLPSSCASSGTRCLISGWGNTSGSGSNYPDRLRCLDAPILSDSSCRSAYPGQITSNMFCAGYLEGGKDSCQGDSGGPVVCNGQLQGVVSWGYGCAQRNKPGVYAKVCNYNSWIRNTMSSN; from the exons ATGAAGGCTTTCATTCTTCTGGCTCTGTTCGCAGTGGCAT ATGCTGCTCCCATCGAGGATGACAAGATTGTTGGAGGCTACGAGTGCAGAAAGAACTCTGTGCAGTACCAGGTCTCTCTGAACTCTGGCTACCACTTCTGTGGAGCCTCCCTGATCTCCAGCACCTGGGTGGtgtctgctgctcactgctACAAGTC CCGCGTGCAGGTGCGTCTTGGCGAGCACAACATTGCTGTCAATGAGGGCACAGAGCAGTTCATCAACTCTGCCAGGGTCATCCGTCACCCCAGCTACAACAGCCGCAACCTGGACAATGACATCATGCTGATCAAACTGAGCACGCCCGCCTCCCTGAACAGCTACGTTAGAACCGTGTCCCTGCCCTCCAGCTGTGCCAGCTCTGGCACCCGCTGCCTGATCTCTGGATGGGGCAACACCAGCGGCTCTGGAA GCAACTACCCTGATCGTCTGAGGTGCCTGGATGCCCCCATCCTGAGCGACAGCAGCTGCAGGTCCGCCTACCCTGGACAGATCACCTCCAACATGTTCTGCGCTGGATACCTCGAGGGAGGCAAGGACTCCTGCCAG GGAGACTCTGGCGGCCCCGTGGTGTGCAACGGTCAGCTGCAGGGTGTGGTGTCCTGGGGTTACGGCTGCGCCCAGAGGAACAAGCCTGGAGTGTACGCCAAGGTGTGCAACTACAACTCCTGGATTCGCAACACCATGTCCTCCAACTAA
- the LOC115021139 gene encoding trypsin-3-like codes for MKYFILLALFAAAYAAPIEDDKIVGGYECRKNSVLYQVSLNSGYHFCGASLISSTWVVSAAHCYKSRVQVRLGEHNIAVNEGTEQFINSARVIRHPSYNSRNLDNDIMLIKLSTPASLNSYVRTVSLPSSCASSGTRCLISGWGNTSGSGSNYPDRLRCLDAPILSDSSCRSAYPGQITSNMFCAGYLEGGKDSCQGDSGGPVVCNGQLQGVVSWGYGCAQRNKPGVYAKVCNYNSWIRNTMSSN; via the exons ATGAAGTACTTCATTCTCCTCGCCCTGTTCGCTGCAGCCT atgcTGCTCCCATCGAGGATGACAAGATTGTTGGAGGCTACGAGTGCAGAAAGAACTCTGTGCTGTACCAGGTCTCTCTGAACTCTGGCTACCACTTCTGTGGAGCCTCCCTGATCTCCAGCACCTGGGTGGtgtctgctgctcactgctACAAGTC CCGCGTGCAGGTGCGTCTTGGCGAGCACAACATTGCTGTCAATGAGGGCACAGAGCAGTTCATCAACTCTGCCAGGGTCATCCGTCACCCCAGCTACAACAGCCGCAACCTGGACAATGACATCATGCTGATCAAGCTGAGCACGCCCGCCTCCCTGAACAGCTACGTCAGAACCGTGTCCCTGCCCTCCAGCTGTGCCAGCTCTGGCACCCGCTGCCTGATCTCTGGATGGGGCAACACCAGCGGCTCTGGAA GCAACTACCCTGATCGTCTGAGGTGCCTGGATGCCCCCATCCTGAGCGACAGCAGCTGCAGGTCCGCCTACCCTGGACAGATCACCTCCAACATGTTCTGCGCTGGATACCTCGAGGGAGGCAAGGACTCCTGCCAG GGAGACTCTGGCGGCCCCGTGGTGTGCAACGGTCAGCTGCAGGGTGTGGTGTCCTGGGGTTACGGCTGCGCCCAGAGGAACAAGCCTGGAGTGTACGCCAAGGTGTGCAACTACAACTCCTGGATTCGCAACACCATGTCCTCCAACTAA